The Suncus etruscus isolate mSunEtr1 chromosome 15, mSunEtr1.pri.cur, whole genome shotgun sequence genome contains the following window.
GGAGAAGGTGGGGCGAGCGTGGTGGGTGGGGCCTAGCGGGGCTGGGAGTTGGGGAGTGGGCGGGGCCCGCTGACAGCAGGTGTCAGGGCCTGGAGGTACAAGGGGACCCCTTTGGGGAACAGGTAATGCTGGAAGGACAATATAGACCTGGTCACGGATGGCCAGCATGGACCAGGCGGGTGGGGGGCCCAGAGGGGTGAGTGGCACCTCACATCCCTCCTCCGCCCCCCAGGTTTTGGTTCCGCCTCTACTGGTTCCCGCTCAAGGTGTTGTACGCCACGAGCCACTGCAGCCTGCGCGCGGTGCCCGACATccccttctacttcttcttcaaCGCGCTGCTGCTCCTGCTCACCTTCATGAACCTCTATTGGTTCCTGGTGAGGGGCCCCGGGGCTCTTTAGGGGGTCAGGGCCCGGGGTGTCGCCGCGCACCGCCCTCACCCGTGCTCTGTCCCGACCCCCACAGTACATCGTGGCCTTTGCCACCAAGGTGCTGACGGGCCAGATGAGTGAGCTGAAGGACGTCCGCGAGTACGACACGGCCGAAGGCCCTCCCAGCCCCAAGCCCAGCAAGGCCGAGTGAGTGTGGGCCTGGGGCCTTCCCTGCGCCCCTTCCTTCTGGTGGCTCTTTGGCGCTCATGCTGGTCTGGGTGGGTCCTGTCCCCGCCATAGAAGTGGGTGGAGCTGGGAGAGCCGAGATGGGCCATCCTGGGGGTCCCGCTGGGGACCCAGTTTCCTTCATCTAGGCAGGCTGAGCCCAGCCTGGGCCTGGGGGTGTTAGGGACACTGGCTCAGTTCAGGGACCTAGAAATGAGGGAACCAGAAGGAGGTTTTCTTCCTGGGGCTCCTGGGTCCCCGACGTCGCCCAGGTGGTAGGCAAAGACGTTTTGGGGATGCCGGAGCTTGAGAGGCAGAGGCAGGCGGGGGCGGGCGTCTCTGATTGAACCTGGGGAGGGTGGTTCGCGGGAAGCTGTGAGCTCCAGGCTGGAGCCCTGAGAAGAATGGGGCCAGACTTCCAAAGATCTAAAAGGTTCCCagaggggggccgggaaggtgactACTCCGAGGGCTGGAGCGCAGGCTCCGTGGTCCCCTCAGCAGCCCCCTCCTCcgtgggaccccaaaaccaaacggACTCCCTGGTGAGATTCTCAGGgagtgagtttgccttgtacccagcactggagcgatagcgcagcggggagggtgtttgcttcgTTTGTGCCAATCCGGGTTCGATATCCGgcgttccctgagcaccgctgggtgtgacccaaaactaaaactaaaacccaAATCCATCTCTTAACCCCAGAAACCATCTCACCTCTGCCCAGTGTGGGGGTGTGAGAACTGGGTGCTCGGCTTGCTGACCCCCCATCATGGTCCCGGGCCACAGACGGGGGAGAGGGAGACTGGCCTGGGAAGGCCCTGGGTGAAGGCTGGACGCATAGCGGGGCCTCTGCCATCTGGCTGTGCGGGTGGCCTGGAAGAGCCCGGAGGAGGGGCAGGGCCGAGGGTCCCCCGCGGGGTCTGCGGGGCCGGCGGGCGCCAGAGGGGGGAAGGGGCGCTGGCGACGTGTGAGAACGGGGCGGGCTCACCTGGGGTGTCTCGTCTCGGCCCGCAGGGCGCCCCTGAGGAACGGTTTCCTGAAGGACAAGCTCCTCTGAGCGGAGCCCTTCCCCGACACCCCACGACCCCGGCACGCCGCGCCCAGCTCCGCCCTCCCCCGATCCGGGCCCGCCCCCCGCGCCCAGGCCGGGGGTCCCCGCGGGGCCCGGCACTCCGCCCGCCCGTCCGCCGCCTGCGAGGATGCGCCCGCCCCGCCGCGCCCTCCTCGCCGTCCTCGCCGTCCTGCAGGCGCTGCTGCCCACCGCGCCCACCTCGGCCCGCGCCCCCGCGCCCTCGggctccgccgccgccgccctgcTCCGGGCTCTGGGACTGCACGAGGCGCCCCGCGGCGCGCCCACCTCGCGGCCCGTGCCCCCGCTCATGTGGCGCCTCTTCCGCCGCCGGGACCCCCGGGAGACCGGAGCGGGCCCGGTGCGGCCGTGCCACGTGGAGGAGCTGGGGGTCCCCGGGAACATCGTGCGCCACGTCCAGGCCCGTGGTGAGTGCGGCTGGGCCCGGGAGCCGGGGTGGGCGCGCGCAGATCCAACGCGCGCCGAGCCCTGCGGGGCTTGGGCACCTTTGGCACGCTGGGGGGCTCCGCTCCGCCCGCCCAGCCGGTCCCTTCGCCGGTCCCCGCTGAGCCCCGGGGCCCCTGGAGAGCCAGCTCACCCTGCGCCCCCAGTGCGCCCCTGCCCGGCCCCTGGCGCACCGCGCTTCTCATGCCCTCCTGTCCCCAGGTGCGCCCGCCAGGATCCCCGCCGTCGCCGTCGCCGCGGGCCAGTGCCCTGAGTGGACCGTGGCCTTCGACCTCTCGGTGGTGGACGCCGAGGAGCGCGCGAGCCGGGCGCGCCTGGAGCTGCGCTTCGCCGGGGCGGCCGGGGCGGGCGGCTGGGAGCTGAGCGTGGCGCGGGCGGCCGAGGCGGCCGAGGCGTTGGGCGCTGCGGGACCGCCGCTGCTCGGCCAGGCGGTGTCGGACCCGGGGTCGCCGGTGCGCGCCGAACTGCTGGGCTTGGCCTGGGCGCGCAACGCCTCGGTGCCGCGCCGCCTCCGCCTGGTGCTGGCGCTGCGCCCGCGGGTGGCCGGGACCTGCGCGCGTCTGGCCGAGGCGTCGCTGCTGCTGGTGACCCTGGACCCCCGCCTGTGCCACCCGCTGGCGCGGCCCCGGCGCCAGAGCGAGACCCCGGCCTCGGCCTGGGCGGGCGGCGGGCCCGGCGGGGACGCGTGCCGGGCGCGGCGGCTCTACGTGAGCTTCCGCGAGGTGGGCTGGCACCGCTGGGTGATCGCGCCGCGCGGCTTCCTGGCCAACTACTGCCAGGGCCAGTGCGCGCTGCCCGCCGCGCTGCCGGGGCCCGCGGGCCCGCCCGCGCTCAACCACGCGGTGCTCCGCGCGCTGCTGCATCGGGCAGCGCCCGGCGCCCACGACCTCCCGTGCTGCGTGCCCGCGCGCCTCTCGCCCATCTCCGTCCTTTTCTTCGACAACAGCGACAACGTTGTGCTGCGGAACTACGAGGACATGGTGGTGGACGAGTGCGGCTGCCGCTGATGCTGGCCCCTAATAAAGAGCGCGACGTGGCCCAGCCGGTCTGCAGTGTCTTCTTTCCAGGGAGGGATGGGGGAATGCCCCGGCCACCACCCCATACAGGGGATGGAGGAGGTGGGGTGGAGAGGTGCTGCCACCTCCCACCCATccaccagcccccccccccagtgccaCGCAAGCAGCCCAGTGCCCAGGCCAGAGCTGTTTATTAAGATTTTATTGGTGACAAAGGAGCTTAAAAACAAAAGTGACCAGAATCAGAAGATCCGTCGCGTGGACAGACGCCCTCGGTGGGCACGGGGCAGGCAGGACCACGCAGGCCAGGCAAAGCATTCTGAGGAATGGACCGGGGTGCGGGGTTCAACCCACCCGCAGTGTGTTCCTTCCACGTGTGCAGCTGGGGGTAGGGGCGCTGCGGGGGAGCCCCCACCCGGGGTGGCCGGGGAGGTGCGTGAGCTCTGCTGGCCGTGGTAGCAGGGCCAAGGCCGGCCGTGGCGTCTGCTCACAAGCCGGTTCCAGCGCTGTGGCCGGGGAGCTGGTGCGGGCGGTGGCTCCGGGGCTGCGTGCTCAGACCCTCCGGCAGCTGATTCCTCCAAAGGTCGGTGAGGGAAGGACCGCCCCGGCCGCTAAGTCCAGCAAGGAGGCCATCGGTGGCCCCCTGGACGCCTTCCTCAGGCGCCAGTTTGCACTTCGTTTCTGGAAGCTTCTCGCAATCTCCCAGGTCCACTGCTAAGATTTGAGACAAACTCAAGAAGGCAGAGTTTTCAGTACTCCTTtgaaagaatgtttaaaaaaaaaaaaaacagaaaaataacccCGAAACAccgtattttctttaaatgaaaccCTCTTAGAACACAGGCAGCGTGGGGGGCCGGGTCTGCCCAGCATGGCCTCAGGGGGCCCGCCGCCAGCCAGCCTGCAGGGTCCGCTCCAGAGGCGATGTTCCCTGCCAAAGCGGAGCCCTCCGGTGGAGAAACAGAAACAAACGGGAAAGGCTGCTCGGCCCACGGCCTCCCTCTGCCCGGCAGGACCGGGGCGCTGCCACAGGGTCTCCTGAGCGCTGGTGGCTGCTCTGCGCGGCCTCACTCCCGCCGACTCTTGGCCACGTGGCCGAGGTGCTGTGTCTCCtctgtcctcctcctcttcctctttttcctcctcctcctcctcctctctcctctcggGCTCCTCCCTCCTACGGCTCCCAGCGGGGCTTCGGTTTTAGCAGTGGAAAACAGGTATccattgagttttattttttattacccaGAATAAGATGCTGCTGGACTAAGCCACATAGCTTAGCTTTTCCGCTGCCACCTGTAGGGTGGGAGGGGTACGTCAGTGGGGTTGGGATGGGGGAGCCCAGGTCCAGATGCCAGAGGTCCCACACGCACCTGCTAGTACTGGGACAGCCCCGTGACGCCCCCATGCTGGTAGGCCCGCTCGCCCTGGTACGTGGAGTCCTGCGACAGCGCCACGTCGATCTGGGACTTGAACTCGTCACCGAGGTAGCTGTCCTGGGACAGTTCGGGCTGCGACAGGCCGGGCTGGCTCATCTGCGACGGCTGGCTCATGGCCATGTAGGCCTGCGTCAGCGCGCCCTGCGAGAAGGCCTGCGATGCTGCATCCTGGCTGGCCTGGCTGCTGGGCAGCGTGGCGGGGCTGGGCCCCGGGAGGCCAAAGCGGTGTTTCTGGCGGCCCCCGCGGCCCGTCTTGCCTTTGGGGGCTCCCCGGCCTGCAAGACAGGGGTGGGTGGGGTACCCTGTGAGGGGACGAAGTGGGGCGGGGCAGGGCGGGACAGGACAGAGGCTGGGCGGGTGCACCCACCTGCAGCGGGCCCGTTGGCCTGGCCAAAGTAGCCGGGTGGTGGCAGGGGTGGCATGACCAGGTTGAAGGGGATCGGGATGTTCATGGCTGCCACGTGACTGGGGCCAGCGCTGATCATGCCAATCTGGTCGTGCGTCTGGAAGTACATGTTGGAAGGCCGGCCTGGGGACCGGGAAGGGGGTCACTGTGGGCGCCCACAGGCACTCCCCAAGTCCCTGGGTGCACCCTCTGCCCTGCCCGGGCCTCACCCTGGCTGCTGCGATCATACACGGAGCCCGGGATGATGGCCTCGCGGGCATCGTACATGGCTGTGGTCATGAAGCGGGCACCCGGGTTGATGGTGTTGACCAGCTTGCGAGGTTTGCTGAACTGCATGAGGCTCTCGCGCAGGTTGTTGAGGGGCCCCTCGACCAGCACCTTCTGCTCCTTGTAGTAGTTCAGCAGGTGGTTCCACAGCGGCTGCTTTGACAGGGCCTTGGGGTTGCCCACGATGATCACCCCATACCTGATGCAGGCGGAGGGGGAGGCGCGGCCGTGTCAGTGGGGCCAGGCAGGGCTGGGCCGGGGTGGGGGCTGGCTGGAAGGAGAGCGGCCCTACCGAGCACGGGTCAGTGCCACGTTGAGGCGCCGCGGGTCATTGAGGAAGCCGATGCCCTGGTGCTCGTTGGCGCGGACACACGACAGGATGATGAAATCCTTCTCCCGGCCCTGGAATGCGTCCACGCTGGCAATCTCCACCTCCTGTGAGTGGGTATGGGGGTGGGCGGTGAGAACCACAAGTCCATGGGAGAGGGACCCCGCTGCGTGCCCGAGAGCCGTGCCCGCAAGTTGGCACCTGGTAGAGCTTGGTGTGCAGGGAGCCGCTGAACTGCATGTACTGCACCAGGTAGGAGCGCTGGCCCTCGTAGGGCGTGATGATGCCAATCTGGTCCGGCTTGGCGCCCGCCTTGAGCAGCTTTGTGGTGATCTTCTCCACGTTGGCCGCCTCTGTCCTGCagccacacacaccacacaggcACTCAGCTCAGCCCCGTGGCTACCGGTTCCCTGGGgagtttggggtgggggtggagggcgCCACCCCAGGCCTCACCGGTTGAGGTAGGAGGTGCCTGAGCTGGCGATCTCCTCCTGGCCCTGGGTCACATAGAAGAACATGGGCTTGTCGGGCTGTGGCCACTGGAAGTCGAAGCCCTTCTTGAcgcggtcagctgtgtgcagaggGCAGGGGGGTAGGGTGGGCATCAGGGTAGGTGCAGTGCGGAACCGGAGCCTTGCCGCTTGTCCCCAGCCCCACCCCCCTGGTGTCTGTCCCGGGGCCCAGATCTCACCGGCCGTGACGCCGTTCTGCAGGGAGCCCTCGTAGAAGATGTTGGAGGGGAAGGCGCTGAGGGCCGGGTGCATGCGGTACTGCACCTGCAGCCGGATGGGCCGAATGCCCAGCACCACCAGGCGTTCGAACAGGGACTGCGACAGCCCCGCCTTGGCCGCCTTCTTGCACATCACCACTGGGCCCAGCTGGCAGTGGTCGCCCACCAGGATGAGCTGGGAGGGGGACGGATGTGGGACAGGTCAAAAGGGCTGGGGTCCAAACACCACCacccacacgcacacacacacctcccgCACACACACACTTCCCCCGGGTGCCGGCTTGAGTCGCCCCAGCCCACCTGCTTGGCGCCCAGGACCACAGGCACCATACACTCGGGCTCGGTGGCCTGCGTGCTCTCATCGATGAGGATGGAGCGGAACTGCATCTTGGCCAGCCGGGGGTCGCCTGCACCCACGCATGTGCAGCAGATGACGTCTGCATTCTgcagaaggagagaggagggagagcgAGCAGGGTCACAGGCCACCAACCCAAACTGAACTGGTTCCCGTCCCAACCCTGTCCCGCGTGGTCTCACCATGAGCAGCTCACGTTCAGCTGTGCGCTTCAGGGCCCTGTACCGCTTCTCGTCAGCTGACGACAGCTCGCCTGTCTCATCCTTGAGCTGCTGCAGCTTCTGCAGCTCCGGCATACTGGGGAGGGAATACATAGGGAACTGGCTTGAGCTAACATCGCCCTGCCTTGTCCCACCCTGCAGCAGCCCCATCACCCCTGGTCCAGCCAGCGCCCACCTGTCCATGTTGCGGATCTGGTTGTGCAGCGCCAGGAAGGACACGGGCGAGTCAATGGCCTCGCGGCTCTTGGCGCAAAGCCGCACCACCTTCAGCCCCGTCTGGTGGATCTTCTCCGTCAGCTGGTCCACCGCGATGTTGCTGGGCGCGCACACGAGCACAGGCCTGCCAGGGGTGGGTACGGTCGGGGCATCAGTGGGGTGGCCGGACCTGTCCACCAAGCTAGGTGCCCGCATCCCGCACCCAGCCCTACCCGTTGCCCTGCCGGGCCAGGTGGTACACGATGGTGGCCGAGGTGACGGTCTTGCCCGTGCCGGGCGGGCCCTGGATGAGGCTCAGCGGCCGCTGCAGCACCGTCTTCACCGCGTAGACCTGCGAGTGGTTAAGGTCGGGCAGCCCCTGGGCCGTGAAGCGCTTGGGCAGCTGGCACTTAACGATCACGTCCTCCACCTCATGGCCCAGCAACTTGTGGTAGATGTAGCCCGACACGGACGTCTCGTCCACGGCGAAGGTCTTGAGCGCACTCTGCATGCGGTCGAAGGACGTGGACTTCCACACGAAGTCCACCTGGAAGTTGTGCGTCACCTCCACGGGCGCACCCACGCTGCTTCGCAGCTCGATGGCAATCTCGTCACCATAGTCTGCGGCCCGAGTCAAGTCCTGGCCTGGTCTGTCAGCGGCAGCGCCCACCCGGCCTGCCCACCCGGCTCCCCAGCACGCACACGCGCTCGCACCacacacccctcccccccccccccgggacaCCAGCCAGGCTCCCTTGCACACATGGCCCCCCACCCCTTCTGCCCCAAGGATACTGTCCGGGACCTTGATGACATGGCCGATGCCCTTCCACAGGGGCGCCAGGTCACCCTTGTAGCGCAGGCAGATCTCGTCACCCTGCATGAGCCGCATGTCTGCGGGGACACGGGGAGGCGGGGCGTGGGCGGCGGGTGGGGAGCCCCCGGCCCGGCCCACCAAGGCGCGACGCGCGGGGAGACTAGGGCGGTGGCTACTATGGTTCACAAGTAGGTCAAAACTGAAAATCACCTCGTAACCAAATTATGACTAAATCCTCATTACCAGAGTCAGTCTTGGGCAAAGTGAAGTAGGCGATTCTCTTCTTGTTAAGGCCCAGGTCCCACCTGACTGTGATGTTATCTTGAGTCTGGCCACATGGAAAACAAGAGCTTGTCAGTCGgttgggaggtgggggggggggcggacatGGGGCCGGGAGGGCAGGGTCGTGGTTCTGCGGGGCCTGCGGAGGAAGCGGGCAggcgggcaggcgggcgggcgggagcgAGGCTGCAGCCTGCGGATGAGAGAGGCGGGGAAGTGGCCGGGCAGGCATCACCTGGGACTCCTTGAGCTTCTTGTCGTAGTCGGCCTCGAGCTTGACGAGGGGCCCGAAGATGTTCTGGTACTGGTAGGCGTCCTCGTAGCGCAGGAGCACGTGCTGTGGCTCCTCGTCCACGCCCGGCTTCTCCAAGTCCTCTAGGGTGGCGCAAGGGTTCTCCTGCAAGTGAGAGACCAGGAGTCAGGCCCAGGCCCCGCAGCAACCCCACGGCTCCCACCTCTCACGCTGTCCcacatctcccccccccccgcccccccgcaCCTTCCACAGCTCCTCCAGCTTGTTGATCTGCTGCGCCGTGATCTGGCGTGCGCGCAGCTGCTCCTGCTCCGATGGGATCTTGACGAGCCATGACAGGAAGCAGCGGTCCTGGATGAGCGGCTGCCATTGCGAGCTGTCCCAGTTGATGTCCTTGAGGCTGCTCTGGCTGGCGCAGGGCTGACGGCACAGCAGCACCACCACCGAGTCGGCCTTGGCGGGGATGAAGCCCAGCAGGAAGACGTTGCGACAACCACAGTTGTAGCACTCGAGCACCGTCTCACCCAAAGGCCCGTCCTTGTGCAGCGTCACCTCCTTGCACTTGGCCCGCACCAGGTGGTTCACGATGTGGCTGTGGCGGCAGCGGGCACGAGTCAACCTCGGCCCTGGGAGGAGCCCCAGGATGGCCCAAGGCCACAGACACAGCCCCCCAACTCGGCCCCCGCCCGCAGGTGAAGGCGGATGAGATGAGGGCCCGGCTGCCTGAGAAGCCATGGAACTGGGAGGGGTCCAGGCCAGGCAGCTGCCAGGACCGTACTCCCCCATGCAGCGCCCGTCATCAGGGCAAATGGCAGTGCCAGGACTCGCAGGAAAACATCAATAAAACCCCCAAGGGAGCCCCCTGCCCCCCCATGGAAAGAACCACAGAATGGATGGGGTAAACACAGGCGGCCCGAGCCTGGTCCCATCTGGTTTGTGTTAGTGGGGGGTGAGGGGGACAGACTGGAGGGATGGTGAGGGGTATTCGGAAGGCCCCACCAGCTGAAGTGCCCCCGTGCCCGCCCTGTGATCCACAAACCCATGTTCCCGTGTCCCCACCTGCCGGATGTGTTTCCACGGCCGTTGCAGAACCACTTCTTGCTGGTGTTGCAGTAAACCACGCACGCTGGGTCATGGATGCCGCAGTAGCTGTGGGAGCCCAGAGCGGCCGTCAGGGAGGTGCAGGGGGTGCGGTCTGGGGGACGGTGGGGGGGCACGCGCTCTGGTTCTAATTTAGCAGCATGTAAAATTCTTTCCACttataatatttttcagtttttcattaaACACACACAGGCCCAAACTATCGTGCGACCAAATCCAATCAGGCACGGATGGGAGGAActggggggagggcaggaggtgGGGGCCCCCCCATGGGCGGTCTGGGATCAGTAGCCTGGCGCAGCTGTGGCCAGCAGAGGGCGCCGGGCACCCACCCACCTGCAGGCATGCAAAGGCAGGTCCTTGGTATAGTAGGCGTCCTCTTCGTCCTCCTCGAAGTTGAGCTCGGCCAGCAGCTGGCTGGTCTTGGCCACGTTCTCGTCCACCGCCCCATTCTGCAGGATGCCCTCAGGGCCTCC
Protein-coding sequences here:
- the UPF1 gene encoding regulator of nonsense transcripts 1 isoform X2; its protein translation is MSVEAYGPSSQTLTFLDTEEAELLGADTQGSEFEFTDFTLPSQTQTPPGGPGAGGAGAAGAAGQLDAQVGGPEGILQNGAVDENVAKTSQLLAELNFEEDEEDAYYTKDLPLHACSYCGIHDPACVVYCNTSKKWFCNGRGNTSGSHIVNHLVRAKCKEVTLHKDGPLGETVLECYNCGCRNVFLLGFIPAKADSVVVLLCRQPCASQSSLKDINWDSSQWQPLIQDRCFLSWLVKIPSEQEQLRARQITAQQINKLEELWKENPCATLEDLEKPGVDEEPQHVLLRYEDAYQYQNIFGPLVKLEADYDKKLKESQTQDNITVRWDLGLNKKRIAYFTLPKTDSGNEDLVIIWLRDMRLMQGDEICLRYKGDLAPLWKGIGHVIKVPDNYGDEIAIELRSSVGAPVEVTHNFQVDFVWKSTSFDRMQSALKTFAVDETSVSGYIYHKLLGHEVEDVIVKCQLPKRFTAQGLPDLNHSQVYAVKTVLQRPLSLIQGPPGTGKTVTSATIVYHLARQGNGPVLVCAPSNIAVDQLTEKIHQTGLKVVRLCAKSREAIDSPVSFLALHNQIRNMDSMPELQKLQQLKDETGELSSADEKRYRALKRTAERELLMNADVICCTCVGAGDPRLAKMQFRSILIDESTQATEPECMVPVVLGAKQLILVGDHCQLGPVVMCKKAAKAGLSQSLFERLVVLGIRPIRLQVQYRMHPALSAFPSNIFYEGSLQNGVTAADRVKKGFDFQWPQPDKPMFFYVTQGQEEIASSGTSYLNRTEAANVEKITTKLLKAGAKPDQIGIITPYEGQRSYLVQYMQFSGSLHTKLYQEVEIASVDAFQGREKDFIILSCVRANEHQGIGFLNDPRRLNVALTRARYGVIIVGNPKALSKQPLWNHLLNYYKEQKVLVEGPLNNLRESLMQFSKPRKLVNTINPGARFMTTAMYDAREAIIPGSVYDRSSQGRPSNMYFQTHDQIGMISAGPSHVAAMNIPIPFNLVMPPLPPPGYFGQANGPAAGRGAPKGKTGRGGRQKHRFGLPGPSPATLPSSQASQDAASQAFSQGALTQAYMAMSQPSQMSQPGLSQPELSQDSYLGDEFKSQIDVALSQDSTYQGERAYQHGGVTGLSQY
- the UPF1 gene encoding regulator of nonsense transcripts 1 isoform X4 → MSVEAYGPSSQTLTFLDTEEAELLGADTQGSEFEFTDFTLPSQTQTPPGGPGAGGAGAAGAAGQLDAQVGGPEGILQNGAVDENVAKTSQLLAELNFEEDEEDAYYTKDLPLHACSYCGIHDPACVVYCNTSKKWFCNGRGNTSGSHIVNHLVRAKCKEVTLHKDGPLGETVLECYNCGCRNVFLLGFIPAKADSVVVLLCRQPCASQSSLKDINWDSSQWQPLIQDRCFLSWLVKIPSEQEQLRARQITAQQINKLEELWKENPCATLEDLEKPGVDEEPQHVLLRYEDAYQYQNIFGPLVKLEADYDKKLKESQTQDNITVRWDLGLNKKRIAYFTLPKTDSDMRLMQGDEICLRYKGDLAPLWKGIGHVIKVPDNYGDEIAIELRSSVGAPVEVTHNFQVDFVWKSTSFDRMQSALKTFAVDETSVSGYIYHKLLGHEVEDVIVKCQLPKRFTAQGLPDLNHSQVYAVKTVLQRPLSLIQGPPGTGKTVTSATIVYHLARQGNGPVLVCAPSNIAVDQLTEKIHQTGLKVVRLCAKSREAIDSPVSFLALHNQIRNMDSMPELQKLQQLKDETGELSSADEKRYRALKRTAERELLMNADVICCTCVGAGDPRLAKMQFRSILIDESTQATEPECMVPVVLGAKQLILVGDHCQLGPVVMCKKAAKAGLSQSLFERLVVLGIRPIRLQVQYRMHPALSAFPSNIFYEGSLQNGVTAADRVKKGFDFQWPQPDKPMFFYVTQGQEEIASSGTSYLNRTEAANVEKITTKLLKAGAKPDQIGIITPYEGQRSYLVQYMQFSGSLHTKLYQEVEIASVDAFQGREKDFIILSCVRANEHQGIGFLNDPRRLNVALTRARYGVIIVGNPKALSKQPLWNHLLNYYKEQKVLVEGPLNNLRESLMQFSKPRKLVNTINPGARFMTTAMYDAREAIIPGSVYDRSSQGRPSNMYFQTHDQIGMISAGPSHVAAMNIPIPFNLVMPPLPPPGYFGQANGPAAGRGAPKGKTGRGGRQKHRFGLPGPSPATLPSSQASQDAASQAFSQGALTQAYMAMSQPSQMSQPGLSQPELSQDSYLGDEFKSQIDVALSQDSTYQGERAYQHGGVTGLSQY
- the GDF1 gene encoding embryonic growth/differentiation factor 1; amino-acid sequence: MRPPRRALLAVLAVLQALLPTAPTSARAPAPSGSAAAALLRALGLHEAPRGAPTSRPVPPLMWRLFRRRDPRETGAGPVRPCHVEELGVPGNIVRHVQARGAPARIPAVAVAAGQCPEWTVAFDLSVVDAEERASRARLELRFAGAAGAGGWELSVARAAEAAEALGAAGPPLLGQAVSDPGSPVRAELLGLAWARNASVPRRLRLVLALRPRVAGTCARLAEASLLLVTLDPRLCHPLARPRRQSETPASAWAGGGPGGDACRARRLYVSFREVGWHRWVIAPRGFLANYCQGQCALPAALPGPAGPPALNHAVLRALLHRAAPGAHDLPCCVPARLSPISVLFFDNSDNVVLRNYEDMVVDECGCR
- the UPF1 gene encoding regulator of nonsense transcripts 1 isoform X3, with protein sequence MSVEAYGPSSQTLTFLDTEEAELLGADTQGSEFEFTDFTLPSQTQTPPGGPGAGGAGAAGAAGQLDAQVGGPEGILQNGAVDENVAKTSQLLAELNFEEDEEDAYYTKDLPLHACSYCGIHDPACVVYCNTSKKWFCNGRGNTSGSHIVNHLVRAKCKEVTLHKDGPLGETVLECYNCGCRNVFLLGFIPAKADSVVVLLCRQPCASQSSLKDINWDSSQWQPLIQDRCFLSWLVKIPSEQEQLRARQITAQQINKLEELWKENPCATLEDLEKPGVDEEPQHVLLRYEDAYQYQNIFGPLVKLEADYDKKLKESQTQDNITVRWDLGLNKKRIAYFTLPKTDSDMRLMQGDEICLRYKGDLAPLWKGIGHVIKVPDSQDLTRAADYGDEIAIELRSSVGAPVEVTHNFQVDFVWKSTSFDRMQSALKTFAVDETSVSGYIYHKLLGHEVEDVIVKCQLPKRFTAQGLPDLNHSQVYAVKTVLQRPLSLIQGPPGTGKTVTSATIVYHLARQGNGPVLVCAPSNIAVDQLTEKIHQTGLKVVRLCAKSREAIDSPVSFLALHNQIRNMDSMPELQKLQQLKDETGELSSADEKRYRALKRTAERELLMNADVICCTCVGAGDPRLAKMQFRSILIDESTQATEPECMVPVVLGAKQLILVGDHCQLGPVVMCKKAAKAGLSQSLFERLVVLGIRPIRLQVQYRMHPALSAFPSNIFYEGSLQNGVTAADRVKKGFDFQWPQPDKPMFFYVTQGQEEIASSGTSYLNRTEAANVEKITTKLLKAGAKPDQIGIITPYEGQRSYLVQYMQFSGSLHTKLYQEVEIASVDAFQGREKDFIILSCVRANEHQGIGFLNDPRRLNVALTRARYGVIIVGNPKALSKQPLWNHLLNYYKEQKVLVEGPLNNLRESLMQFSKPRKLVNTINPGARFMTTAMYDAREAIIPGSVYDRSSQGRPSNMYFQTHDQIGMISAGPSHVAAMNIPIPFNLVMPPLPPPGYFGQANGPAAGRGAPKGKTGRGGRQKHRFGLPGPSPATLPSSQASQDAASQAFSQGALTQAYMAMSQPSQMSQPGLSQPELSQDSYLGDEFKSQIDVALSQDSTYQGERAYQHGGVTGLSQY
- the UPF1 gene encoding regulator of nonsense transcripts 1 isoform X1; protein product: MSVEAYGPSSQTLTFLDTEEAELLGADTQGSEFEFTDFTLPSQTQTPPGGPGAGGAGAAGAAGQLDAQVGGPEGILQNGAVDENVAKTSQLLAELNFEEDEEDAYYTKDLPLHACSYCGIHDPACVVYCNTSKKWFCNGRGNTSGSHIVNHLVRAKCKEVTLHKDGPLGETVLECYNCGCRNVFLLGFIPAKADSVVVLLCRQPCASQSSLKDINWDSSQWQPLIQDRCFLSWLVKIPSEQEQLRARQITAQQINKLEELWKENPCATLEDLEKPGVDEEPQHVLLRYEDAYQYQNIFGPLVKLEADYDKKLKESQTQDNITVRWDLGLNKKRIAYFTLPKTDSGNEDLVIIWLRDMRLMQGDEICLRYKGDLAPLWKGIGHVIKVPDSQDLTRAADYGDEIAIELRSSVGAPVEVTHNFQVDFVWKSTSFDRMQSALKTFAVDETSVSGYIYHKLLGHEVEDVIVKCQLPKRFTAQGLPDLNHSQVYAVKTVLQRPLSLIQGPPGTGKTVTSATIVYHLARQGNGPVLVCAPSNIAVDQLTEKIHQTGLKVVRLCAKSREAIDSPVSFLALHNQIRNMDSMPELQKLQQLKDETGELSSADEKRYRALKRTAERELLMNADVICCTCVGAGDPRLAKMQFRSILIDESTQATEPECMVPVVLGAKQLILVGDHCQLGPVVMCKKAAKAGLSQSLFERLVVLGIRPIRLQVQYRMHPALSAFPSNIFYEGSLQNGVTAADRVKKGFDFQWPQPDKPMFFYVTQGQEEIASSGTSYLNRTEAANVEKITTKLLKAGAKPDQIGIITPYEGQRSYLVQYMQFSGSLHTKLYQEVEIASVDAFQGREKDFIILSCVRANEHQGIGFLNDPRRLNVALTRARYGVIIVGNPKALSKQPLWNHLLNYYKEQKVLVEGPLNNLRESLMQFSKPRKLVNTINPGARFMTTAMYDAREAIIPGSVYDRSSQGRPSNMYFQTHDQIGMISAGPSHVAAMNIPIPFNLVMPPLPPPGYFGQANGPAAGRGAPKGKTGRGGRQKHRFGLPGPSPATLPSSQASQDAASQAFSQGALTQAYMAMSQPSQMSQPGLSQPELSQDSYLGDEFKSQIDVALSQDSTYQGERAYQHGGVTGLSQY